One stretch of Ptiloglossa arizonensis isolate GNS036 chromosome 7, iyPtiAriz1_principal, whole genome shotgun sequence DNA includes these proteins:
- the LOC143149307 gene encoding uncharacterized protein LOC143149307, protein MFRLLIPCLIWLSSVRSETAMSMHMPDAMMEDKLAMTDALMLKPKRESYHNPCPPVYSHPISYSPPPQILVKPLVHAAPAPIIHQSSYSVISKPVITYVKPAPAPAPVIVKPVVQPKVVLPIYQKPMISYAPIYQKPVYYQPSYQKVMFEAPKLYIKKLDAPISQVVHLPQYHSPKVVQVPVPAVSYAKVVHPPVVQPVVHPVVQPVVHPVVQPVVHPVVQPVVQPVVHPVVQPVVHPVVQPVVHSVPVFQATAKPWCP, encoded by the exons ATGTTCAGGCTACTG ATACCGTGTTTGATATGGCTCTCGAGCGTCCGCTCCGAGACCGCGATGAGCATGCACATGCCGGACGCCATGATGGAGGACAAACTGGCCATGACGGACGCGCTGATGCTGAAGCCGAAAAGGGAATCGTACCACAACCCGTGTCCCCCGGTGTACTCTCATCCCATCTCTTATTCGCCACCGCCTCAGATCCTCGTGAAACCGTTGGTACACGCAGCGCCGGCGCCGATAATACACCAGTCGAGTTACTCCGTGATTTCCAAGCCGGTGATCACCTACGTGAAGCCAGCACCGGCTCCAGCACCGGTGATCGTGAAACCTGTCGTCCAGCCGAAAGTGGTTTTACCGATCTACCAGAAGCCGATGATCTCGTACGCGCCGATTTACCAGAAACCGGTCTATTACCAGCCCAGCTATCAGAAGGTGATGTTCGAGGCGCCTAAGCTTTACATCAAGAAGCTCGACGCGCCGATCTCTCAAGTCGTGCACCTTCCTCAATACCATTCGCCCAAAGTCGTCCAGGTGCCTGTGCCGGCTGTCAGCTACGCAAAGGTCGTTCATCCACCTGTGGTACAACCCGTCGTTCATCCTGTGGTCCAACCCGTGGTCCATCCTGTGGTCCAACCCGTGGTCCATCCTGTGGTCCAACCTGTCGTCCAACCTGTCGTTCATCCCGTGGTCCAACCTGTAGTCCATCCCGTGGTTCAACCGGTCGTCCATTCTGTGCCCGTTTTCCAGGCAACCGCGAAGCCTTGGTGTCCTTAA
- the LOC143149374 gene encoding uncharacterized protein LOC143149374 has protein sequence MNQIIALVGLAVFVGMISASHLDEDHGHSTYEEKSKPVEIPIYKKYAIPIPHPVPVEIPQKIEIPIPQPQSVPIEIPQPYPVEVVKEVQVPIEKPEPVIIEKHVPFVVEKPYPVYVEKKFPIPVAKPYPVHIPVYKHVFHYSSKSKGWH, from the exons ATGAATCAAATC ATTGCTCTGGTCGGTCTGGCCGTGTTCGTTGGAATGATTTCTGCGAGCCATCTGGACGAAGACCACGGTCACTCGACCTACGAGGAAAAATCGAAGCCAGTGGAGATACCGATCTATAAAAAATACG CGATCCCGATACCGCATCCGGTGCCGGTCGAAATCCCCCAGAAGATAGAAATCCCGATCCCGCAGCCTCAAAGCGTCCCCATCGAGATTCCTCAGCCTTACCCGGTGGAAGTCGTCAAGGAGGTTCAAGTACCTATTGAGAAACCGGAGCCGGTTATCATCGAGAAGCAT GTACCTTTTGTGGTGGAGAAGCCGTATCCAGTGTACGTGGAGAAGAAATTCCCGATTCCGGTCGCCAAGCCGTATCCGGTTCATATTCCGGTCTACAAGCACGTATTCCATTACAGCTCGAAGAGCAAAGGATGGCACTAA
- the LOC143149691 gene encoding uncharacterized protein LOC143149691, which yields MEKLILTLTLVGSCLAGLELGGHDLGGHGFGGHDLTLGEIDVGQDGHGIGLGELGGLDSDIHLGGHGGGGHFIPVVKTIGVPVPKQVPFVVPTLQVQQVPQSYPVPVIVPKPVPYQVEKQVFTKVEKKVPTPIEKIIPVKIEKPVPFTVVKHVPVPVVKPIPIKIPIYKTIVHSHKGHR from the exons ATGGAGAAGCTC atCTTGACGCTGACGTTGGTCGGTTCCTGCTTGGCAGGGTTGGAGCTGGGTGGTCACGATTTGGGTGGTCACGGGTTCGGCGGTCACGACCTGACTTTGGGGGAGATCGATGTGGGTCAAGATGGCCACGGCATCGGTTTGGGTGAACTAG GAGGACTGGATTCCGACATCCATCTCGGAGGTCACGGCGGAGGCGGCCACTTCATACCCGTTGTCAAAACAATCG GAGTTCCAGTGCCGAAGCAGGTTCCGTTCGTTGTTCCGACTCTGCAGGTCCAGCAGGTCCCTCAGAGTTATCCGGTTCCGGTTATCGTCCCGAAACCAGTTCCTTATCAG GTGGAGAAACAAGTGTTCACGAAGGTGGAGAAGAAGGTGCCCACACCGATCGAGAAGATCATCCCCGTGAAGATCGAGAAGCCCGTTCCGTTCACGGTGGTGAAACACGTCCCGGTTCCCGTGGTGAAACCGATCCCGATCAAGATTCCAATTTACAAAACGATCGTTCACAGCCACAAGGGTCATCGTTGA
- the LOC143149264 gene encoding uncharacterized protein LOC143149264, which yields MRQNMNRIALLSLVSLAAAVPLIVNQDQNSYHPQLYGGFQPIERSDHESLGSSGGGGYGGGGDYGASYGGGSYGGGSYGGGDLGGGDYGGGSYGGGSYGGDLGGHGGFEGSSGGHLDVSSDHLGSDYSSLGGGYEGGDDGGVSLDGGHSVVQSVPVSEHVEVTKPVPVKVIKHIGVPVPQIYKIGVPHPVAVGVPQQYPVAQPVPRPVPVQIVKTVVVPMEKKVPFPVEKHIPVPVEKPIPITIEKHVPVPVIKPYPIKIPVYKTIYHHAKKH from the exons ATGCGTCAAAACATGAACAGAATC GCGCTGCTTTCTCTGGTGTCCTTGGCCGCGGCCGTGCCGTTGATCGTGAACCAGGATCAGAACTCGTACCACCCTCAGCTCTACGGAGGTTTCCAGCCGATCGAGAGGTCCGATCACGAGAGTCTCGGCTCTTCCGGGGGCGGAGGTTACGGCGGCGGCGGTGACTACGGAGCCAGCTACGGCGGTGGTAGCTACGGCGGTGGTAGCTACGGTGGAGGCGATCTCGGTGGCGGTGACTATGGCGGCGGTAGCTACGGGGGTGGTAGCTACGGGGGCGACCTGGGAGGTCACGGAGGATTCGAGGGATCCTCCGGAGGACACCTGGACGTGTCGAGCGACCACTTGGGCTCGGATTACTCCTCCCTCGGCGGTGGTTACGAAGGTGGTGACGACGGTGGCGTTTCCCTGGACGGAGGCCACAGTGTAGTCCAGAGCGTGCCCGTGTCCGAGCACGTCGAAGTCACGAAGCCCGTGCCCGTCAAAGTGATCAAGCACATCG GAGTTCCGGTTCCTCAGATCTACAAGATTGGCGTACCCCATCCGGTAGCGGTCGGTGTACCCCAACAGTACCCGGTGGCTCAACCGGTTCCAAGGCCGGTGCCGGTGCAGATCGTGAAGACGGTGGTCGTACCGATGGAGAAGAAGGTCCCGTTCCCGGTGGAGAAACACATCCCCGTCCCGGTGGAGAAACCGATCCCCATCACGATCGAGAAACACGTGCCGGTGCCAGTCATCAAACCGTACCCGATCAAGATCCCCGTGTACAAGACCATCTATCACCACGCGAAGAAACACTAA
- the LOC143149692 gene encoding uncharacterized protein LOC143149692 has protein sequence MISWSLHIALVACLIARSALGSIETNDYGGWQGLSGGSDYGGGHVEELGHLSGGIHEGLSGYGSYGYGGGGLEHGLHGGHVQHHYAPAVPVSEHVEITKPVPVPVIKNIGVPVAQPVAIPVPHPVAVGVPQPYPVHVPIAKPVAIPVVKTIAVPIEKKVPFPVEKVIPVPVEKHVPIPVEKHIPVPVEKPYPIHVPVYKHVFHRVRSHGHGWSH, from the exons ATGATTTCCTGGTCCCTT CATATCGCGCTCGTGGCGTGCCTGATCGCGAGATCCGCGTTGGGCAGCATCGAGACCAACGATTACGGTGGCTGGCAAGG ATTATCCGGAGGCAGCGACTACGGAGGAGGACACGTCGAGGAATTGGGACATTTGTCGGGCGGTATCCACGAAGGACTCTCCGGTTACGGTTCCTACGGATACGGGGGCGGAGGGCTCGAGCACGGATTGCACGGAGGACACGTTCAACATCATTATGCTCCCGCGGTGCCGGTCAGCGAGCACGTCGAGATCACGAAACCTGTGCCGGTACCCGTGATCAAGAATATCG GAGTGCCGGTCGCTCAACCGGTGGCGATCCCAGTGCCGCATCCGGTCGCAGTGGGCGTACCGCAACCGTATCCAGTTCACGTGCCGATCGCGAAGCCGGTCGCGATACCGGTGGTGAAGACGATCGCTGTTCCGATCGAGAAGAAGGTCCCGTTCCCGGTGGAGAAGGTGATACCGGTCCCGGTGGAGAAACACGTGCCGATACCGGTGGAGAAGCACATACCGGTGCCGGTGGAGAAGCCGTATCCGATCCACGTGCCGGTCTACAAGCACGTGTTCCATCGAGTGAGGTCTCACGGTCACGGATGGAGCCATTAG